From Domibacillus sp. DTU_2020_1001157_1_SI_ALB_TIR_016, a single genomic window includes:
- a CDS encoding methylthioribose kinase, which yields MIQRFIELGEGYSDLYELLDIAERAAGRISQFVALHSASGTSCAVILHPTETGSFQPIYVCREGIPNPYQKENERFRLFQQAAASAGKPLIELEVKPSSQFAEKTLYYQYLIGILRLNHYLRPL from the coding sequence ATGATTCAACGATTTATTGAACTTGGTGAAGGATATTCAGATTTATATGAGCTTCTTGATATTGCGGAACGCGCAGCCGGCCGGATTTCGCAATTTGTTGCCCTGCACTCTGCCAGCGGTACGTCATGTGCTGTTATTCTACATCCAACGGAGACAGGCAGTTTTCAGCCGATTTATGTATGCCGGGAAGGCATTCCTAATCCTTATCAAAAAGAAAATGAACGGTTTCGCTTGTTTCAGCAGGCTGCAGCTTCAGCGGGTAAGCCGCTCATTGAGCTAGAAGTCAAGCCTTCCTCCCAGTTTGCCGAAAAAACGTTGTACTACCAGTATTTAATCGGCATTTTACGCCTTAACCATTATCTTCGTCCGCTTTAA
- a CDS encoding alpha/beta-type small acid-soluble spore protein, whose protein sequence is MSSSNRNRLLVPGAQQAIDQLKHEIASEFGVQPGADAPSRVNGEITKRVVQMAEQQLSRR, encoded by the coding sequence ATGTCGAGCAGCAATCGCAACCGGCTGTTGGTCCCTGGAGCCCAGCAAGCTATTGACCAATTGAAGCACGAAATTGCCTCTGAATTTGGTGTTCAGCCCGGGGCCGATGCCCCGTCGCGGGTCAACGGTGAAATCACGAAACGCGTCGTGCAAATGGCGGAACAGCAATTGTCCCGCCGTTAG
- a CDS encoding YlbG family protein: MLTERQALIVWLHSLKPAKSLRKYGNIHYVSKKMKYAVLYCNHAEAPELAEKLTGFSFVKKVDFSEKPFLKVDYENSRPDKAKEYDYKIGV; this comes from the coding sequence ATGCTGACAGAAAGGCAGGCATTGATTGTATGGCTTCATTCATTGAAGCCGGCCAAATCATTACGCAAATACGGGAATATTCATTACGTCTCAAAAAAAATGAAGTATGCGGTTCTTTATTGCAACCATGCAGAAGCGCCGGAACTGGCGGAAAAGCTGACGGGATTTTCTTTTGTTAAGAAAGTTGATTTTTCCGAAAAGCCGTTTTTAAAGGTGGACTACGAAAACTCCCGTCCCGATAAAGCAAAAGAATACGATTATAAAATTGGTGTATAA
- a CDS encoding YlbF family regulator, whose translation MIATTMELINIADAADALGDMILQSEQAVQYRECYKKLYTEESVKHKIVAFSRLKEQYEEVQRFGRYHPDYKRIMMETRTAKREMDMDEYVAAFRRAETELQQLLDEVSLLVARSVSEQVKVPGAGSIFSSGCGSCGSGGSCGCSA comes from the coding sequence ATGATTGCAACAACAATGGAACTTATTAACATTGCCGATGCAGCAGACGCACTTGGAGATATGATTCTTCAATCGGAGCAAGCCGTGCAGTACCGTGAATGTTACAAGAAACTTTATACGGAAGAATCCGTTAAACATAAAATTGTCGCTTTCAGCCGTCTGAAAGAACAATATGAAGAAGTACAGCGTTTTGGGCGATATCATCCGGACTATAAGCGGATTATGATGGAAACACGTACAGCCAAACGAGAAATGGATATGGATGAGTATGTCGCAGCCTTTAGACGGGCGGAAACGGAACTGCAGCAGCTGCTCGATGAAGTGAGCCTGCTTGTTGCCCGGTCTGTATCAGAGCAGGTAAAGGTGCCAGGAGCCGGCTCTATATTTTCGAGCGGATGTGGAAGCTGTGGAAGCGGCGGTTCTTGTGGCTGTTCGGCATAA
- a CDS encoding CAP domain-containing protein, with protein MVIFLIIMLIGIYADKAIDEKGEGPPSLPPVNSGKVDPRLPADIEPAPKEGLGTLIGASQEVLIKKYGEPVRREPSAYGYTWWVYKTSESYMLAGVQNSQVVTIFAKGEMNTSPFLLGRSASEIFRSRYPEAEIVAHANDSYYRFELSEEELNIRPLIPIGDFYAQLYIDQQTGILSGIRFMTADVLLKMKPYELVYEGVLPEVPSPGRSAWVHIERGSEAQLADISHFIRDKEGVPVLDWAPELNSAAKSHSQDMFEADYFGHQSPRFGDLKQRLTKAGLSFDQADEMINANYPDAPAAMEAWLNSPDERELLLSDTFTSFGTGAYRTHFTQIFTGK; from the coding sequence TTGGTCATTTTTTTAATTATCATGCTGATTGGCATTTATGCTGACAAAGCAATAGATGAAAAGGGCGAGGGGCCGCCTTCACTGCCTCCCGTGAACAGTGGAAAGGTTGATCCCCGCCTGCCGGCAGATATAGAACCGGCGCCGAAAGAAGGCTTGGGGACCCTGATCGGTGCATCACAGGAAGTGCTCATCAAAAAATACGGGGAGCCAGTTCGGAGAGAGCCATCTGCCTATGGCTATACATGGTGGGTATATAAAACGTCTGAAAGCTATATGCTTGCGGGAGTCCAAAACAGCCAGGTTGTTACGATTTTTGCAAAGGGAGAGATGAATACGTCTCCGTTCTTACTCGGCCGCTCTGCCAGCGAAATTTTCCGTTCCCGGTATCCAGAAGCTGAAATCGTAGCCCATGCAAATGACAGCTATTATCGCTTTGAATTGTCGGAAGAAGAGCTGAATATCAGGCCGCTTATTCCAATTGGCGATTTTTACGCCCAGCTTTATATTGATCAGCAGACTGGCATTTTATCGGGTATCCGATTTATGACAGCGGACGTTTTGCTGAAAATGAAGCCTTATGAGCTTGTGTATGAAGGGGTATTGCCGGAAGTTCCTTCACCGGGCAGGTCGGCATGGGTTCATATTGAGCGCGGAAGTGAAGCGCAGCTGGCTGATATAAGTCATTTCATCAGGGACAAAGAAGGCGTGCCGGTGCTTGATTGGGCGCCTGAATTAAACAGCGCAGCCAAGTCACACAGCCAGGACATGTTTGAAGCTGACTACTTTGGGCATCAATCACCTCGATTTGGAGATTTAAAGCAGCGTTTAACAAAAGCAGGTTTGTCTTTTGATCAAGCGGATGAAATGATTAATGCCAATTATCCGGACGCACCCGCTGCGATGGAAGCATGGCTCAATTCACCGGATGAGCGGGAATTGTTGTTGAGCGATACGTTTACTTCATTTGGTACCGGTGCCTACCGAACGCATTTTACACAAATTTTCACCGGAAAGTAA
- a CDS encoding YugN family protein has translation MKFENTGLESMQIDLNQLTHIMEQHGMVLAGQWDYERVTYDRKFELKEGIYYLRIFGFAAKGDVGAEDALIELMAPLLGKHYYPHGVEYGDNEYFPESLVQTCEKLLTDIKGEILYYV, from the coding sequence ATGAAATTTGAGAATACAGGCTTGGAAAGCATGCAAATTGACTTGAACCAGCTGACTCATATCATGGAACAGCACGGGATGGTTCTGGCAGGACAGTGGGATTATGAACGTGTCACCTATGACCGCAAATTTGAATTAAAAGAAGGTATATATTATTTACGTATCTTTGGTTTTGCCGCAAAAGGAGACGTGGGAGCTGAAGATGCTCTGATCGAGTTAATGGCGCCGCTTCTCGGCAAACACTATTATCCACACGGCGTAGAATATGGGGACAATGAATATTTCCCAGAGTCTCTTGTTCAAACCTGTGAAAAGCTGCTGACCGATATAAAAGGAGAAATTCTTTATTATGTATAA
- a CDS encoding DUF420 domain-containing protein — MSLPILPTISTFFIVLSAVFVAIGWAQIKQRKIEKHKKTMLLAGLFALTFFTIYVSRTLFIGNTAFGGPDNIKIYYTIFLVFHIFLATTGAVFGIVSIASGLKSKWVLHRKIGPVTSVIWFFTAITGVAVYLLLYVFYTGGPTTSMFKAILGGH, encoded by the coding sequence ATGTCATTACCAATTTTGCCGACGATCAGTACGTTTTTTATCGTTTTAAGCGCTGTTTTCGTAGCGATCGGCTGGGCACAAATCAAACAGAGAAAAATAGAGAAACATAAAAAAACGATGCTTTTAGCAGGGCTTTTTGCTCTTACGTTTTTCACCATTTACGTAAGCCGCACGCTGTTTATTGGCAATACGGCATTTGGCGGTCCAGACAACATTAAAATTTATTATACGATTTTTTTGGTTTTTCATATTTTTCTGGCCACAACAGGAGCTGTTTTTGGGATCGTCTCTATTGCCAGCGGCTTGAAAAGTAAATGGGTCCTTCATCGGAAAATAGGGCCTGTCACGAGTGTTATTTGGTTTTTCACCGCGATTACGGGTGTAGCGGTATACTTGCTTTTGTATGTTTTTTACACAGGCGGTCCAACTACATCTATGTTTAAAGCCATTTTAGGCGGTCATTAA
- the ctaG gene encoding cytochrome c oxidase assembly factor CtaG yields MPIRIFGFSALWSPYFLAVLLVIIMLFFWVTTKGRRHFQNSEPLTKRQALLFVSAVIILYTIKGSPLDLLGHIMMTYHMLQMAVLYLVVPPLFIKAIPWWIWRPVMTLPVVKPLFSFSSRPLLALILFNGLFSFYHIPLIFDFVKMNEVFHSLYTVMLFFFAVCMWWPLVNEQPGEKGLDGLKKVGYIFANGILLTPACALIIFASAPLYATYSDGTAWLKAMELCVPSSTLSNLQLSGPELFSNMAVVEDQKTGGIVMKVVQEIVFGVVLAQVFFEWVRKEEKEADKLTEAALARHNKTM; encoded by the coding sequence ATGCCGATCCGTATATTTGGTTTTTCCGCTCTTTGGAGCCCCTATTTTCTGGCTGTACTGTTGGTTATAATCATGCTGTTCTTTTGGGTGACAACGAAAGGGCGCCGGCATTTTCAAAACAGTGAACCGCTCACAAAGCGCCAGGCGCTACTGTTTGTAAGTGCAGTGATCATTTTGTATACGATCAAAGGCTCGCCGCTTGATCTGCTTGGGCATATTATGATGACCTATCATATGCTGCAAATGGCTGTGCTTTATCTTGTTGTGCCGCCTCTTTTTATTAAAGCGATTCCTTGGTGGATATGGCGGCCTGTTATGACTCTTCCTGTAGTAAAACCGCTTTTTTCATTTTCGTCGCGACCGCTGCTTGCGCTTATTTTATTTAACGGTTTGTTTTCTTTTTACCACATTCCGCTCATTTTTGATTTTGTTAAGATGAACGAGGTATTTCACAGTTTATATACGGTTATGTTGTTTTTCTTTGCTGTTTGCATGTGGTGGCCGCTTGTGAATGAGCAGCCGGGAGAAAAAGGGCTGGATGGATTAAAAAAAGTCGGCTACATTTTTGCGAATGGCATATTGCTTACGCCTGCCTGCGCGCTGATTATTTTTGCATCCGCACCGCTTTATGCCACTTACTCTGATGGAACCGCATGGCTTAAAGCGATGGAGCTTTGTGTGCCTTCCTCCACGTTATCGAACTTGCAGTTAAGCGGACCGGAACTATTTTCTAACATGGCGGTTGTTGAAGACCAAAAAACCGGCGGCATTGTCATGAAAGTTGTACAGGAAATTGTATTTGGTGTTGTTCTGGCCCAGGTCTTTTTTGAATGGGTGAGAAAAGAAGAAAAAGAGGCGGACAAACTAACAGAGGCCGCACTTGCCCGGCACAATAAAACAATGTAA
- the ctaF gene encoding cytochrome c oxidase subunit IVB, with protein sequence MANLHPKSGDPKVTYEYRRKKNAEEMRMQVITFTMMIFFTVIAFAAVGAGFSKWFVVPFVLLLAVVQVIFQLYYFMHMSHKGHEAPQLFMYSGIVVAFVTILAFLTIIWL encoded by the coding sequence ATGGCGAATTTACACCCAAAGTCAGGAGATCCTAAAGTTACGTATGAATATCGCCGTAAAAAGAATGCAGAAGAAATGAGAATGCAGGTTATTACGTTTACGATGATGATCTTTTTTACCGTCATTGCTTTTGCTGCAGTGGGAGCGGGTTTTTCTAAATGGTTTGTTGTTCCGTTCGTATTGCTTCTAGCGGTCGTACAGGTCATCTTTCAGCTGTACTATTTTATGCATATGAGTCACAAAGGCCATGAAGCGCCGCAGTTATTTATGTACTCAGGCATCGTGGTAGCATTTGTGACGATTCTTGCTTTTTTAACGATTATTTGGCTCTGA
- a CDS encoding cytochrome (ubi)quinol oxidase subunit III → MAAEQKFTPQTWPESPEQATLEGKNKFLGFWFFLGGETVLFASLFATYLALKDSVPSDTHAKASDLFELPLVFLMTMLLLTSSLTSVFAIYHMKNYSFKKMQQWLFITVVLGLGFLACEIYEFYHYYHEFEHKFTSSAFGSAFYTLVGFHGGHVVFGLSWIIALMVRNAKRGLNLYNAPKFYLASLYWHFIDVVWVFIFTVVYLMGMVG, encoded by the coding sequence ATGGCAGCTGAACAAAAATTCACTCCGCAGACGTGGCCCGAATCGCCTGAGCAGGCAACGCTTGAAGGGAAAAATAAATTTCTTGGCTTTTGGTTTTTCCTGGGGGGCGAGACCGTTTTATTTGCTTCGTTATTTGCAACGTACTTAGCCCTGAAAGATAGTGTGCCAAGCGATACGCATGCCAAAGCAAGTGACCTGTTTGAATTGCCGCTCGTTTTTTTAATGACAATGCTGCTTTTAACCAGCTCTTTAACATCGGTTTTTGCGATCTATCATATGAAAAACTACAGCTTTAAAAAAATGCAGCAATGGCTGTTTATAACCGTTGTGCTCGGCTTGGGCTTTCTTGCATGTGAAATTTATGAATTTTATCATTACTATCATGAGTTTGAACACAAATTTACAAGCAGCGCATTTGGATCTGCTTTTTATACGCTTGTTGGTTTTCACGGAGGACACGTCGTCTTCGGTCTTTCCTGGATTATTGCGTTGATGGTTCGAAATGCAAAACGCGGTCTTAATCTGTACAATGCACCTAAATTTTATTTAGCAAGTCTTTACTGGCATTTTATCGATGTAGTATGGGTGTTTATCTTTACGGTTGTATACTTAATGGGAATGGTGGGATAG
- a CDS encoding cbb3-type cytochrome c oxidase subunit I, with product MSSIAHKQKRGFTSTVWEYLTTVDHKKIAILYLLAGGFFFIVGGIEAMMIRIQLAVPNNDFVSAGLFNEIITMHGTTMIFLAAMPLLFAFMNAVMPLQIGARDVAFPFVNALGFWLFFFGGLFLNLSWFLGGAPDAGWTSYASLSLASEGHGIDFYALGLQISGFGTLMGGINFLVTIINMRAPGMTYMRMPLFTWTTFVASALILFAFPPLTVGLFMLIFDRMFGSGFFDVAMGGNTIIWEHFFWIFGHPEVYILILPAFGLFSEIFPTFARKRLFGYSSMVFATVLIGFLGFMVWAHHMFTTGLGPVANAIFAVATMAIAVPTGIKIFNWILTIWGGSIKFTVPMLYAVAFIPSFVMGGVTGVMQAAAPADYQFHDSYFIVAHFHYVIVGGIVLGLLGGAHFYWPLMFGTMLSEKLGKITFVLFLVGFHLTFFIQHFLGLMGMPRRVWTFLEGQGLETGNLISSIGAGLMALGILVLLVNIVITQKNNIQVGRDPWKDGRTLEWAIPSPTPFYNFKQLPLVRGLDAFWIEKMEGKTDMTPAEPIGDIHMPNNSFVPFVISLGLFIAAFGAMYHADEGKDWAIPVLIIGMLITFGAMLYRSVKDDHGYHIHKEDLLDEAEGGTR from the coding sequence TTGAGTAGCATTGCACATAAACAAAAACGGGGATTTACCAGCACAGTTTGGGAATACTTAACGACAGTGGACCACAAGAAAATCGCTATTTTATATTTGCTTGCCGGCGGCTTTTTCTTTATTGTCGGCGGTATTGAAGCGATGATGATCCGCATTCAGCTGGCTGTGCCGAATAATGACTTTGTCAGTGCCGGTTTGTTTAATGAAATTATTACCATGCACGGCACTACCATGATTTTCCTGGCTGCTATGCCGCTTTTATTCGCTTTTATGAACGCTGTGATGCCGCTTCAAATCGGCGCGCGCGATGTGGCTTTCCCTTTTGTAAATGCACTTGGTTTTTGGCTGTTTTTTTTCGGGGGCCTGTTTTTAAATCTTTCCTGGTTCCTGGGCGGAGCACCTGATGCAGGCTGGACGTCCTACGCCTCACTTTCACTTGCTTCCGAAGGGCATGGCATTGACTTTTATGCTCTTGGGCTTCAAATTTCCGGCTTCGGCACACTGATGGGCGGCATTAACTTTTTAGTAACGATTATCAACATGCGTGCACCGGGAATGACGTATATGAGAATGCCGCTTTTTACATGGACAACATTTGTAGCGTCCGCTCTGATTTTGTTTGCATTTCCTCCGCTTACCGTTGGATTGTTTATGCTCATCTTTGACCGGATGTTTGGCTCGGGATTTTTTGATGTAGCAATGGGGGGGAACACCATTATCTGGGAGCACTTTTTCTGGATTTTCGGCCACCCGGAAGTATACATTCTCATCCTGCCGGCGTTTGGCCTTTTTTCGGAAATATTCCCGACTTTTGCGAGAAAGCGCTTATTTGGCTACTCATCTATGGTGTTTGCTACGGTGCTGATCGGCTTCCTTGGATTTATGGTGTGGGCACACCACATGTTTACAACCGGGCTTGGTCCTGTTGCCAATGCGATTTTCGCCGTTGCTACAATGGCTATTGCGGTTCCGACGGGCATTAAGATTTTCAACTGGATTTTAACGATTTGGGGAGGAAGCATTAAATTCACTGTGCCGATGCTGTACGCAGTTGCGTTTATTCCTTCTTTCGTGATGGGCGGCGTAACAGGAGTGATGCAGGCTGCTGCGCCAGCTGACTACCAGTTCCATGACAGCTACTTTATTGTTGCGCATTTCCACTATGTAATCGTAGGGGGAATCGTTCTCGGGCTGCTTGGAGGTGCCCACTTTTATTGGCCTCTTATGTTTGGCACGATGCTTAGCGAGAAGCTGGGCAAAATTACGTTTGTGCTGTTTTTAGTCGGCTTCCATTTAACCTTCTTTATTCAGCATTTTCTTGGATTGATGGGAATGCCGCGCCGTGTATGGACATTCCTTGAAGGGCAGGGACTTGAGACAGGGAACTTAATCAGTTCGATCGGTGCGGGTTTGATGGCTCTTGGCATTCTCGTCCTGCTTGTGAATATCGTCATTACGCAGAAAAACAATATACAGGTAGGTAGAGACCCATGGAAAGATGGACGTACACTTGAATGGGCGATTCCATCTCCGACTCCTTTCTATAATTTCAAGCAGCTTCCGCTCGTTCGCGGACTGGATGCTTTTTGGATCGAAAAGATGGAAGGAAAAACAGATATGACACCAGCTGAACCAATTGGTGACATTCACATGCCAAACAATTCGTTTGTACCGTTTGTAATTTCCCTTGGGCTGTTTATCGCTGCATTTGGCGCCATGTATCATGCTGATGAAGGTAAGGACTGGGCCATTCCTGTGCTGATTATCGGTATGCTGATCACATTTGGCGCGATGCTGTACCGCTCCGTTAAAGATGATCATGGCTACCATATTCATAAAGAAGACTTGCTGGATGAGGCGGAAGGAGGAACACGGTAA
- the coxB gene encoding cytochrome c oxidase subunit II: protein MKKKLTNWRLFTFTSLTALFLSGCGEPFLSTLTPAGEAGQTAYDLMLLSTWIMVGVVIVVSVLFAIAILKFRRKKDDPAIPKQVEGSHVLEMIWTIIPIILLIILAIPTVLATFDLADTKAMDKKKEDGTTDAMVVNVRANLYWWEFEYPNQKIITSQELVVPTDQKVYFNVKASDVKHSFWIPAAGGKIDTNVENVNQIWLEFDGEKAEEADNLFYGKCAELCGPSHALMDFKVHALPKPEFDQWVTAMQAIDAKAAEAKPEDPAAAAGQEIFNQKCLSCHAVTTADARPEAARTAPNLAGFGERERIAGILEHNEEELKNWISNPEEYKPGNKMTGTYGELSDQEADQLAAYLMSLKVE, encoded by the coding sequence ATGAAAAAGAAGCTGACAAACTGGCGTCTTTTTACGTTTACCAGCCTGACGGCGCTCTTTCTGTCCGGCTGCGGCGAACCATTTCTTTCAACGTTGACTCCTGCTGGTGAAGCAGGCCAAACCGCCTATGATCTCATGTTGCTCAGCACATGGATCATGGTCGGCGTGGTCATCGTTGTCTCTGTTTTATTTGCCATTGCGATTTTGAAGTTCCGCCGCAAAAAAGATGACCCGGCTATTCCAAAGCAAGTGGAAGGAAGCCATGTACTCGAAATGATATGGACGATTATTCCGATCATTTTACTGATTATTTTAGCAATTCCAACAGTTTTGGCTACATTTGATTTAGCTGACACAAAAGCAATGGATAAGAAAAAGGAAGACGGTACAACAGATGCCATGGTTGTAAACGTACGGGCCAATTTGTATTGGTGGGAATTTGAATATCCGAACCAAAAAATTATTACAAGCCAGGAGCTCGTTGTTCCGACGGATCAGAAGGTGTACTTTAACGTAAAAGCATCCGATGTAAAACACTCTTTTTGGATTCCAGCGGCCGGCGGGAAAATAGACACAAATGTAGAGAACGTCAATCAAATCTGGCTTGAGTTTGATGGTGAAAAAGCAGAAGAAGCAGACAATCTATTTTACGGGAAATGTGCAGAGCTTTGCGGTCCTTCCCATGCTTTAATGGACTTTAAAGTGCATGCGCTTCCAAAACCGGAATTTGACCAGTGGGTAACAGCGATGCAGGCAATCGACGCGAAAGCAGCAGAAGCAAAACCAGAGGATCCAGCTGCAGCTGCAGGGCAGGAAATATTCAATCAAAAGTGTTTGAGCTGTCATGCTGTTACAACGGCTGATGCACGTCCCGAGGCAGCCCGTACCGCGCCAAACCTTGCAGGATTTGGAGAACGTGAAAGAATAGCAGGTATTCTTGAGCATAACGAAGAAGAATTGAAGAATTGGATTTCAAATCCGGAAGAGTACAAACCAGGCAATAAAATGACAGGCACGTATGGAGAATTGTCTGATCAGGAAGCAGATCAGCTTGCTGCGTACTTGATGAGCCTTAAAGTAGAATAA
- the cyoE gene encoding heme o synthase, with protein MALIKIGIVNSNLITVFTGMWLAFILNDIRFLANLDTIALTLIGSALIIAGSASLNNYIDRDIDPLMERTKTRPTVTGKISYPKVLTIGLALVIVGSALLFMTTFTAGVIGVIGIISYVVIYTMWSKRRHVSNTIVGSISGAVPPLIGWAAVDPTLDMLAWMLFLIMFIWQPPHFYALAMKRADEYGRAGIPMLPTVKGFAVTKRHMFVWTLLLLPLPFFMTELGMAFIVLATLLNVGWVALAATGFKAKDDLKWARYMFIYSLQYLTIIFVAMVIVTVI; from the coding sequence ATGGCCTTGATTAAGATCGGCATCGTTAACTCCAATTTAATAACTGTTTTTACAGGTATGTGGCTGGCTTTTATTTTAAACGATATCCGGTTTTTAGCCAACCTTGATACCATTGCTTTAACACTCATTGGTTCCGCCCTTATCATTGCGGGCTCAGCAAGTTTGAACAACTATATTGACCGGGACATCGATCCTTTAATGGAGCGTACAAAAACAAGGCCGACAGTTACCGGAAAAATCAGCTATCCAAAAGTACTAACCATAGGACTTGCGCTTGTCATTGTCGGATCAGCGCTTTTATTTATGACGACCTTTACAGCAGGGGTGATCGGAGTCATTGGGATCATCAGCTACGTGGTGATTTACACAATGTGGTCAAAGCGCCGTCATGTCAGCAATACAATCGTTGGCAGCATCTCAGGTGCTGTGCCGCCTCTTATCGGTTGGGCTGCTGTGGACCCAACACTGGATATGCTGGCTTGGATGCTATTTTTAATTATGTTTATCTGGCAGCCGCCGCACTTTTACGCATTGGCGATGAAGCGTGCTGATGAATATGGAAGAGCAGGAATTCCGATGCTTCCCACTGTAAAAGGATTTGCCGTTACAAAGCGTCATATGTTTGTTTGGACGCTGCTTCTTTTGCCGCTGCCGTTTTTCATGACAGAACTTGGCATGGCGTTTATCGTTCTGGCTACCTTGCTAAACGTGGGCTGGGTTGCCCTGGCAGCAACAGGCTTTAAAGCAAAAGATGATTTGAAATGGGCAAGATATATGTTTATTTATTCATTGCAGTATTTAACCATTATTTTCGTTGCGATGGTTATCGTTACCGTTATTTAA
- a CDS encoding COX15/CtaA family protein, producing the protein MLNGWLKWLGVVTTLVMLAVLIGGALVTKTDSGLGCGNDWPLCHGQVIPENIQAETIIELSHRAVSGAAGLLVLALSVFSWRCIGHKRETKFLSALAFLFLLVQALIGAAAVLWGQNDFVLALHFGISLISFSAVLLLTLLIFEVDQRFDASSIVIDSRMKWHTVGVTLYSYIVVYTGALVRHTKSSMVCGSWPLCGNDEILPSNLYQWIQMSHRAAAGLIFIWIAYIAYLALKYYKHQRVLYYGWLIAFILVSLQAIAGAFIIWTRLNLYIALAHALFVSCLFGLLCYFILLVSRSRINA; encoded by the coding sequence ATGTTGAACGGCTGGCTTAAATGGCTTGGAGTTGTGACCACATTGGTTATGCTTGCAGTTTTAATTGGCGGTGCACTTGTGACAAAAACAGATTCCGGGCTTGGCTGTGGTAACGACTGGCCGCTTTGCCATGGACAGGTTATTCCCGAAAACATTCAGGCAGAAACCATTATTGAACTTTCCCATCGTGCTGTTTCTGGTGCAGCCGGACTTCTTGTCTTAGCGCTGTCTGTTTTTTCCTGGCGCTGTATTGGCCATAAGCGGGAAACAAAATTCCTCTCTGCTCTGGCTTTTTTGTTTCTGCTTGTCCAGGCATTAATTGGAGCGGCGGCTGTTTTGTGGGGGCAAAACGACTTTGTGCTCGCTCTTCATTTTGGCATCTCTCTTATTTCGTTTTCCGCCGTTTTATTGCTGACCCTGCTTATTTTTGAAGTGGATCAGCGATTTGATGCTTCCTCCATCGTGATTGACAGCCGAATGAAATGGCATACTGTCGGCGTTACCCTGTACAGCTATATCGTTGTATATACGGGGGCGCTCGTCCGTCATACAAAATCCAGCATGGTATGCGGGTCCTGGCCGCTGTGTGGAAATGATGAAATATTGCCTTCAAATTTGTACCAGTGGATTCAAATGAGTCATCGGGCGGCAGCCGGCTTGATTTTCATCTGGATTGCTTATATCGCTTACCTTGCCCTTAAATACTATAAGCACCAGCGTGTTTTGTATTATGGATGGCTTATTGCCTTCATTCTTGTTTCACTGCAGGCAATTGCAGGCGCGTTTATTATTTGGACTCGCTTAAATCTGTATATCGCTCTCGCCCACGCTTTATTTGTATCCTGCTTGTTTGGACTGTTGTGTTACTTTATTCTGCTCGTCTCCCGAAGCAGAATCAATGCTTAA